The Heyndrickxia acidicola sequence ATTCTTGTTTCTGTTGCCAACACTAAATTTAACAAAGATAAAGATTTATTAGCAAGTAATGGGTAAGAAAGCAAAGACGCTTTATAAAATTTCTGATAATCCCTTAATGTAAAACCAATTAGTAATTACATAGGATGGGACCAAGTTTGGAGTTCGTGTAGAAAATGGTAAAACCTTCTATGATAATTCCCCGGAATGGATAAACACGGCAGTAGAAAAAAGCTTGAATAGATTAGGCGCAGATTATATTGATTTGTATCAAGTTCATTATCGAGATAACAAGACTCCTATAGTCAATGTAATTGAGTCTTTAGAAAGATTTAAAGAACGTGGTCTTATTAGATACTTTGGGTTATCAAACATACACCAAGAAGATATTAAGGATTTGGAAGAGGTTAAAGGTAGATTTGTCAGCTTTCAAGATGAGTATAGCCTTGCTTGTAGAAAAAATGAAAATGATTTCTTTAACTTATCAAAAACATTAGAATTAACTCTATTAACTTGGGGGAGTTTAGGTTAAGGGATTTTAACAGGAAAATATAATATTGATACAAAATTTGACTCGAATGATAGAAGATCTCGTGAGGTTTATGTTAATTTTCATGGGAAAAAGATTATCACTACATTGAGGGTGTAGTGGTTAACTATTATAAAAATTAAAAGGGAATTTTATTTAATTCAAACTAAGAATAGAAAAGAGACGATAACATGATTTCAACTCAACTTAGAAATATTCCATTTTCTCCTCCAGATTTAACAGAAAAGGAGATTGAAGAGGTCATAAAAACTTTGAAATCTGGTTGGATCACAACCGGACCAAAAACAAAAGAATTTGAAAAAAAAATAGCTGAATATGTTGGAGTAAATAAAGCAGTTTGTCTAAATTCTGCAACAGCTGCTATGGAACTAACCCTTCGAATATTGGGTGTAGGCCCTGGAGATGAAGTCATAACTTCAGCTTACACATATACAGCATCTGCTTCTATAATAGAGCATGTTGGAGCAAAAATTGTATTAGTTGATACAGCTCCAAATTCATTTGAGATGGATTATAAAAAATTAGCTGAAGCTATTACAGAAAAAACTAAGGTGATTATTCCTGTAGATATTGCAGGGAAGATGTGCGATTACGACACTATCTTTGAAATAGTAGAAAGTAAGAAAGAACTTTTTAACTCTAACAATGAACTTCAAGGGTTATTTAATAGAGTGATCGTTATGACAGATGCTGCTCATGCATTTGGTGCTGAAAGAAGAGGAATGAAGTGTGGACAAGTTGCTGATTTTACTACTTTCTCTTTTCATGCTGTAAAGAATTTAACAACGGCTGAGGGTGGGGCAGTTGTTTGGCGAGATATTTTTGGATTAGATAATGAGTGGCTTTATAAACAATTCATGATATACAGTCTCCATGGACAGTCTAAAGATGCCCTAGCTAAAACACAAAAGGGTGCTTGGGAATATGATATTGTTTATCCTGCTTACAAATGTAATATGACCGATATTATGGCTAGTATTGGTTTAATCCAGTTAGATAGATATGAAAAGTTATTACAAAGACGTAGAGAGATAATTGAAATGTACGATAAGGCCCTCTCACCAATAGGCGTTCAAAGTATACAACATTTTGGTGAAGATTTTTCTTCCTCAGGCCATCTTTATTTAGCAAGAATACCTGAAATTAACGAACAGCATAGAAATGAAATCATTGTTAAGATGGCTGAGGCTGGAATAGCGTGTAATGTTCACTATAAACCACTGCCTATGTTTACAGCTTATAAGAATTTAGGTTTTGATATTAAGGATTATCCGAATGCTTACAATCAGTACGTTAATGAAATTACGCTTCCTCTTCATACTTTGTTGAGTGATGAGGATGTAGAGTACGTGGTTGGTAACCTAAAATGGAATTTAAATGAAATTTAAGGTGGGCTTAGCGAATGTATAAGTATTTTTTAAAAAGAATCTTTGATTTAATGCTAGCTTTAATAGCACTTCCATTTTTCTTAATTATCCTATTAATAATTGGACCAATAATTTATTTTCAAGATAGAGGATCTATTTTTTATAATGCTCCACGCTTAGGTAAGGATGGAAAAGTATTCAAAATGTATAAATTTCGTTCTATGAAGATGAACGCTCTGGACCTAAGAAATGAAGATGGATCAACCTTTAATTCAGAAGATGATCCGAGATTAACCAAAATCGGAAAGTTTATTCGTAAAACGAGTCTTGATGAAACACCACAACTGTTAAATATTATCAAAGGTGATATGAGTATAATCGGACCGAGACCAGACTTACCAGAGTTTATAGATGTTTTCACGGATTATGAACGAAGAAAGCTTAATGTTAGACCAGGAATTACTGGATATAACCAGGCGTATTTCAGGAATAGTAATACTTTAAAAGATAAATTTTCAAACGATGTTTATTACGTTGAAAGTGTGTCATTATTACTTGATTTAAAGATTTTTTTTAGAACAGTATTTGGAGTACTAAAAAGGGAAAATGTCTATATTTCTAATGAGAATGAACGGTCAAAAAATATTCTATAAAATTTTCGAGAATTACTATAAGAGGAGGATTCAATATGAAACTAGCATTAATGTCAAATGTAAATATTGATTCCATTGGAAAAAAGCTGAGGAAGAAAGTAGATATTTATACTCCAACTGGTTATGGGGTGGTATTAGAAGAGTTAATCAACCCAAATTCAAATTTGTGGGTAGAGGGTATAGATACCATTTTTTTATATATAGATTTATGGGAATTAACGGATAGTGGGGATAATCTAGCTAGCATAGAACAGTGGTTAAGTGATTTTAAATCTGTTTTAAAAAGAGATTGTACTTACTTCATCTTTAATGCAGACTGGCGTGGCGGTTATTCGACGGGCTATGATGGAATCTCATTGTCACTAGAACTTGAAAATAAGTGGAACACTGAATTAAATTCATTATGCGATGAATATAACAATTGCTACACTTTTAACTTCAAATCAATTATTGAGGAATATGGACGGGGTAATATTTATTCAGATAAGGTTTGGCTTCTAGGTAAAGTTCCGTTTTCTTCTTTTGGTGAAAAGGCTGTAATAGAAGAAATGGAGTTAATGATTCAACTTCTAATTAAACCATCTAAGAAGGTACTCCTATTAGATTTAGATAATACACTTTGGGGTGGCGTAATTGGTGAAGATGGACTAGGGGGAATTCAACTAGGAAAAGAAGGTAAAGGAGCAGCTTTTTATTATTTTCAGAAGAAAATTAAGGCAATAAAAGAAGCTGGTACTTTATTGTGCATTGTATCAAAAAATAATTATGATGACGTTAAAGAGACTTTTGAAAAGCATCCTGAAATAATATTGACTCTGGATGATTTTACAGTTGTAAAAGCAAATTGGGAACGGAAGAGTAAGAATATATTAGATATTGCTAGTGAATTAAATCTATCACCTGATTCTTTTGTTTTTATAGACGACAATCCAGTTGAGAGAAAAGAAGTTTCCACGCAAGTAACAGGAATAACAGTACCGGAATTTCCACCTGATGTTTCAAAATTAACCTCCTTTGCTAACGATCTTTTTAAGAGGTATTTTTCAAAGTTGCGAGTTACTACAGATGACTTGGCAAAAGCCAAAAATTATGCTGATAATTTTAATCGTAAAGAGAACCAAAAAAAGTTCTCGGATTTTGATGACTTCCTTAAAAGTTTAAAAATTAAAGTTGATCTTGTTGAAAATAATAAAGAATTTGTTTCTAGAATTCATCAGTTAATTAATAAAACAAATCAGTTTAATTTGACAACCCAAAGGTATACTCTAGCCGAAGTTAATCGTATGCTTGAGGATGAAACATATTTATTCTATTTATTTAATGTAAGTGATTGCTTCGGGGATAATGGACAAACTGCTCTAGTGTTATTTAATAAGGAATCATTTAGTATAGAGCTATTTATTATGAGTTGTCGAATAATGGGTAGAAAAATAGAGAACTATATTATCAATTTTGTAGAGGAAGATTTAATTGATAAAGGTTTCAAAGCTATTTTGTCAAAGTATGTGTTCACTCCTAAAAGTAAGCCTGTTATGGACTTCTTTGATGGATTAGGATATGAATGTTTCTCTGAAACTGACACCGAGAAAAAATATAGACTAGTTTTAAAAAAACGGCCTAAAAGAAGTTTTATAGTTGCGGAATTAGAAAAGGTTCAGTGAAAGGCGTGATTATTTGAAAGTTCATCACACAGGTTGTTTAGTTAGCGAATTAAATAATTCTATAGAAAAGTACCATTTTTTAGGGTTTGAAAAGGAAACAGAAGAAATATATGATTCAAAAAGAAAAGTCAACATAGTGTTTATGATTAAAGATGATTTGAGGATTGAGTTAATCTGTCCTACAGATGAAACATCACCATTTTTTGAATTGCTCAAAAAGAAGGGGAGCGGCCCTTATCATATCTGTTTTGAGACAAATGATTTTGATAAAACAAAAAAACAATTAATAGATAAAAAAAATATTGGTGGAGGGTATATTCAAATTACTCCTTCAGAACCTGCACCAGCGATTAATGGTGACAACGTAACGTTTTTTTATAATAAACATGTGGGGATTATTGAAATAATTGATAGGAATACAAAATAGCAAATTGTTTCATTAAAAATAAATTGATTTTATAAAGAGAGGGTATAACGCCATGGAACAAAAATTACTTGAAATTTGTGCAGAAACATTTAATCTTGATATTTCAGAGTTATCACTAGAAACAACAAATGAAGATACAGCAGAATGGGATTCTTTGGCACAAATAAGCCTAGTATCTGAGATAGAAGAGACATTTGAATGTGAAATACCATTTGACTCTATTTCAGAGATTAAAAAAATAGGAGATTTTCTGGAATTTATTCAAAAATAGTTTCTAATCATAGCTTCTAGTGGATTATCATTTATAAAATTTTATTGGGGTAATTAAAATGGAAACAATAATTGCGAATTGGGAAAAACGAAATCTTGGTGTAACATGTGAAGAACTTACAGTTACTAGTGATGACCTTTTGGAATCAGTTCTTTTAGCCAGTGAAGAATTAACGGCTCAATATCAAATAATAAAGGTTCCCTCAGGTCGTACAGATTTATTATTTGAGTTACAAAAGCATGGTTTTACATTTATTGAATCTAACATTCATTTTACGAAAAAGTTAACAAGAAATACTCTTCCAAAGCCTTTTTCATCACTACAAGAAAAAGTGGAATATAGATCTATAACTGAGAAGGAATATGAGCCATTTTTAGATATTATCCGTAATAACAGTATATTTACAACAGATAAAGTTGCATTAGATCCTCATTTTTCTCCTAAACATTCTGCTAACAGATACTATTATTGGGCTAAAGATGTTTTGAGTAGTGATGGACAAGGATATGTTGTTTCAATGAATAAAAAGGATATTGGTTTTTTTATTCTTAGAAAACATTCAGAAAGTTTATATGAATCATTTTTGGCAGGGGTATACCCTGAACATAGTAAGTCCAATATGGGTTTTGCTGTTTTGTCATCACCGATTGTAGAAGCATTTAAAAGAGGTGGTCGTATAATAGAAACAGGAACATCCTCCAATAATACAGCTTCTTTAAGGTTGCATTTGGCATTAGGCTATGAGTTGCAATCAATTAATTATGTATTGGTTAGACATATAAACTTAAGATAAAAGTTATTGAATGAGTAGATCAATTACTAATATTGAATAAAGCTTTATTTAGAGGAATGATAGCTATTGAAAAAAATACTAGTTGTGTCCCATATGGGAAGACATTTGAAGATTTTTTCTCATTCTGATTTAAGGATATATAAAGAACTGGGAAATGAAGTTCATTTTGCATCAAATTTTGAATTAGAGATTGATAAACCAACAGATAAAGATAAATTAGACTTTATCTTACACGACATACCCTTCTCAAGAAGTCCATATTCTTTTAAAAATCTAAAAGCATATAAGAAGCTAAAAAAGCTGATGTATCAGGAAAAATATGATCTAATTCATTGCCAGTCCCCAGTCGGGGGAGCCTTAACTAGACTGGCAGCACATGCGACAAAGACATCTCCTGTAATATATACAGCCCATGGGTTCCATTTTTTTAAAGGAGCTCCTTTAAAAAATTGGCTAATTTATTATCCTATTGAAAAATGGCTAGCTCGATTTACAGATGCTCTTATTACTATTAACAAAGAGGATTATTCGAGTGCTAAAAAATTCAAGGCTAAAAACACCTTTTATATTCCAGGCATAGGGGTAGATACGAGTAAATTCAAAAGTTTAGAAGTAGAAAGAGAACAAAAAAGAACGCAACTGGGTGTAAAAAAAGACGAAATAGTGATTCTATCAATTGGAGAATTGATTAAAAGAAAAAACCACGAGACAGCATTAAGAGCTCTAGCCAAAATCGAGCAACAAAATATAGTTTTTTTAATATGTGGTAGGGGCGAACTTGAGGAACCTCTAAGGAACCTTTCAGTCTCTCTTGGAATCGATAAAAAGGTAAGATTTTTGGGCTTTAGGAATGATATACCAGAAATAAGTCTTGCTTCAGATATATTTTTATTTCCTTCTTATCAAGAAGGACTGCCATTATCCGTTATGGAGGCTATGTCAGCAGGATTACCTGTTGTTTGTTCCAAGATAAGGGGGAATACCGACCTTATAAATGATGGAGAAGGTGGTTATTTAATTGAACCAGATAATATAGATGGTTTCGCACAGGCAATAAATGATCTAATTAAAAACGTTCAGTTAAGAGATAAGATGAAGCAACATAACAAAGAGTATATTATGAATTTTGATATAGGCATTATAAAAGATAAACTGAGTGAAATATATATAAATTTGTAGATATCATTAAAAGAATCCATTTAATTCCAAACGTTTTAACAAATAAGTAATTAATAAATTAAGTAAATATTAAAAGACTTGACTTTATACACTGCAATTCACCTAGGAGGTATAGTAGGAAGAATCTGTGGTGTAAAGGCAAAAAAATTATATATACCGTTCGTGGCTTTCACTGTTATAATGGAGAACTATTTATAAACAATACTGTATAAATGGAGAGAAAAATGGCTAGCTCGCTTTTCTGATTCAATAGTATCAATTTTTTATGGATGATCAAATATCAAGAAAATTATGCTGTTTTTATAAAAGAATTCCCGAAGTTCGAAATCCCAAAATTAAAGTATTAATATGTCGTAACGGACCTGAATTAAATACACTTCTTAGGAGTAGAGGAATAAATTCCGTTTTTAGTTGTTAGAATTGACATCAAGGAGCTGACGGATTGTTTGGACATCTTTTTGAGTTACCACTTTTCTAGAAGAATTACCACGTTCAATGATGGAGACAATTATACTAGATTGCCGTACATCTCATCTAATATACGTGGAATATTGACTTAATTACCGAGTTAAAGGGATTTTTTTAAAACAGATGATATTATTGGATTTGCCAAAGCAATCAATAACTTATCTAAAAAATAAAAAACAAATGGGTATAAACATATTCAAAGTGAAAAAATATGACATTGAAGATATGCAGGAGATCTTTAAAAAGCAAATATATAATTAATTATACCGGTTTGAAACTTATAAATTATTTTTAAGGAGTTACTTTAAGTTGGTGGAAAATGAAAGTAATATATGTACGTTCAAATCCTGTTGATCCGGATTCAAGGGTAGAAAAAGAAGTTAATAGTCTTATTAAATTAGGGTATGAAGTGGAGATATTAGCTTGGGATAGAGAAAATAGTTATAAAGTAACAGAATCCTACCTTGATTTAAAATCCGGAAAAGTAAAAATTTATAGGTTTGGGTTACCAGGATCATTTGGTGGAGGAATTAAAAGAAATTTAATACCTTTATTTAAATTTCAAATTAGATTATATAGCTGGTTAGTTAAAAATAAAAGCAAATACGATGTTATTCATGCTTGTGATTTTGATACAGCGTTTCTTTCTAGCAAGGTAGCTAAGTTGTTTAAAAAAAAATTCGTTTACGATATATTTGATTACTATGTAGATGCATTTAGTGTTCCAAAATTCGCTAAAAAAATTATTGAAAAGATAGATCATAATGTTATTAACTCAGCAGACGCGGTAATTATATGTTCTGAAAAAAGAAAGGAACAAATAAAGGGAACCAATCCCAAAAAATTATTAGTTATACACAATACACCAGAAGATGTTAAGGAGGACTTAAAAGATCTAAATTTGAATAAAACGAAAATTAAGATCGTATATGTTGGGATTTTGTCTTCTGGGAGATTTATAAAAGAGATTGCCGAAGTTATAAAAAACAATAAGGAATATGAATTCCACATAGGTGGTTTTGGAGTTTTTGAAGATTATTTCAGGGAATTATCCCAAAAAAATATTAATATAAATTTTTATGGGAAATTACCCTACAAAAAAACTTTAGAACTTGAAAAAAGTTGTGATTTAATGGTTGCGATTTATGATCCACATATACCTAATCATTATTATGCAGCACCAAATAAATTTTATGAATCTTTAATGTTAGGAAAACCATTAATAATGGTGAAAAATACAGGGATGGATTACGTTGTGGCTAAGCATAACATTGGTGAGGTAATAGAGTATAACGTGAGAAGTCTTAAAGACGGAATTGATAATTTAGTTAAAAGAAGGTCCGATTGGCCAGGTATGTCAATAAAAATGAAAGACCTATATAACCAAAATTATAGTTGGACAATGATGGAATTGAGACTCAAGGAATTATACGGGGAATTAGAAGACTGAATTGAATCACTTTTAGTATATAAATAAAAATAGGTGAAAATATGAAAATGCTAATAGTTGCTCAAAATTTTCAAGTCGGAGGGATACAACGTTCTTTAATAAATATGTTAGAAATATTAAGTGAAGAATCAAATATCGATATTGATTTATTTGTTTTTGGAGATGGACCGCTTTTAAAAGAAGTCCCAAAAAGTATAAATATTATTCAAGGAAAACGCTCATTACGATTAATAACAACTCCGATGTCCGTAGTTAATAAAAGTAAAAAAGTCTTAGATATATTTATTAGAATATCATTCATGGTGAAAGTTAGATTAAGGGGATCAAAAACAATATATCAGTCATTATTCAAGAAAGAAAAAAGATTAAAAAAATATGACATAGCAATATCTTATTTTAATGATGTTCCAGGCAATTACTTTAATCAAGGTACCAACCAATATGTTGATGAATTTGTAAAGGCGAAAAAAAAAGTTGCGTGGATTCATACTGATCCAGTAATTGCTAATTTTGATAAAAATGAATGTAAGCTTAAATATAAAAATTTCGATCAAATAGTATGTGTATCTAATGCTTGCTCTAATAAATTCAAAGAATTTTTACCTGAATATGCTAACAAGGTTGAGACTGTTTATAATGTTTTTCCAATAAATAAAATTAAAATCTTAGGAAGCGAAAAACTCAATCAGATCAAAGATAATAAAATTTCTTTGGTTACAGTGGCTAGAATTGACAATACTACTAAACGCATAAATATAATTCCAGAGATTGTTAACAAACTAGTAAAAAATAATATTAAAAATTTTAAGTGGACTGTAGTAGGGGATGGTCCAGATCTAGTTTCAATTACAGAACGAGTCAAAGATTTGGGAATTGGAAATTATGTGGAGCTAGTAGGAAATAAGTCAAATCCATATCCTTATATTAAGTCAAGTTCTTTATTTGTGCTAGTATCCAAGTTCGAAGGATATCCAATGGTGATATGTGAGTCTTTAATACTTGGTACTCCAGTACTAACAACTAATTTTGCGGCTGCATCAGAACAGATTAGTAATGGGGATAATGGAATAATAACCAGTTTTGATGAGGATTCTATTTTTTATGAGTTACACAGGATTTTAAAAGATCGAAACGAGATAGAGAAAATGGAAAGGTACATTTCTAATAATCTTTATTCTAATACTGTGGCTAAAAAACAATTAAAAAGCATATTGGAGATAAAAGATGAGTAAGAATAGGAGTATTATCATAAGTTTAATTGCGAGTTGTTTTGTTTTTATGAAGATTTTGTCAAACAGCAATATTTTTTTGGCCGCTTTTCTAATTTTAGTAACCTATGGGCTGTTGAAAGAAGAGAATGATCGAAGGATCAATTATATATTATTTTTCGTTTCATGGGTATATGTCATTAAGTTTAATTTAGATCAGTCCTCCTTATTAATACTATTATTTGGTATTTATTGTATATTGACGTTGTTTCATATTTTAATTAGAAAAAAAAGGTTCTCAATGGACCTAATGTTAGTTTTTGTTCTATTTCTATTTTATATTTCATTTTCACTATTTCAAGGTATTGATGAATCGGTCTTACACATATTTGAATTCGTATTAGGGTATTTAGTATTAATATTATCTTGTATATCTGTAACTCCAAATACATCTATTTCCAATATGTTTATTCACTATTCTTTAGGACTTTTAGCGGGAAGTATTGTCAGAGTTTTAGGATATATCATACCTACCATTAACTCCTTTATTCTTAGTATGGGTAGAATTAATACAGTTTCTACTGGAGGTATATTATATACAAGATTCGCTGGTTTGGATATAGATCCTAATTATTATGCCATTCAAGTTTTGTTGGCTATATCATTAAATATTTTAGTTATTTTTTATGTTAAAAGAAGAAGAACTTTAAATATTATTATTACAATTAGTCTAGTTGTCTTTGGATTACTTTCTTTTTCAAAAATGTATATTTTAACAATTCTAATTTTAAATATATTGATAGTATTTATGCTTATTAGAAAAAACATTTTCAACGCATTTATTTATTTAACTAGTATATTGGTGTTGAGCATCATTATCTTAAATCAATTTGGTAATTATTTTTATAATGCTTACCTGACAAGATTTGTTGGACAAGGTAATTCTCTAGGAGATTTAACAACTGGGCGTACAGAAATTTGGAACGGCTATTTACAAGATATTTTAGAGCATCTCAAAATTTTGTTTTTCGGAAACGGCTTAGCGAATGGTTTTTTTAATGGAGAACTATCGCATAATATGTATATATTAGCTTTATACCAAATTGGTATTATTGGTATAATTATATATTTAATATTGTTAGTTTATACGTATAAAACATTAAAAATAAGCACATCGATAAATAATAAAATTAAAATATCATTAAATATTATCCCATTGCTCATGCTTATTATCCCTAACTTTGCACTAGATTCATTTGCAATGGATTATTTCCCAATTCAACTTTTCTTGGTAATGATGTCTTTGCAAGCTGGCAAGATTGATAAAAAGTTTGAGGTGCTTTTGAATGAAAATTAAAAAACTTTTGTCAAAACGTGGTATGTTTTTTGTATATCATTGTTTTATGTACATTGTAATATATTTTTCACTACAATTAATTGATAAAAAAGGCAGCAAAATTTGGTTGATTAGTGAACGTAGCGATGAAGCTCGAGATAATGGCTATCACATGTTTAAATACATCCGGGAAAATTATCCGGATGTTAAAATTTATTATGTCATTCAAAAGAACTGTAGAGATAGAATAAAAGTAGAGAATTATGGAAATGTAATAAATTTTGGTTCATTGAAACATATATTATATTATTTTTTAGCGGAAAGACATATTAGCACTCATATTAATGGTTGTTATCCTAATGAAAAGTCTTATTTCATATTGAATAAAAAATTCAATATAAACGCTAAAGTGGTATTTTTACAACATGGGATAACTAAAGATTATATAAAAGGTGCGACTAAAGATTTTGCCAATTTAGATTTATTTGTTTGTGGTGCTTATCCTGAATATAATTATGTACTTGAAAATTTCGGTCATCCAAATGAAGTAGTCAAATATTTAGGTATGGCAAGATTTGATAATTTACATGATTTAACTCCTGGAAATAAAATATTACTTATGCCTACATTCAGAATGAATTTATTCGTTTATTTTGATGATGTTATTGATGAGAAAATGGAGAGGGATTTTATAGACTCAACGTACTATAAAACTTACCAATCTTTAATTAATAATCATCAACTAGAACTTATCTTAGAAAAAAATAATTTAGAACTACTTTTTTATCCTCATTATGAGATACAAAGATATTTACATTTATTCAAAACAAACAATGAAAGAATAATCATTGCGGATCGTAATAACTATGATATTCAAGCATTATTAAAAGAGGCTAAACTGTTGATAACTGATTACTCAAGTGTATATTTTGATTTCGCATATATGCAAAAACCAATTATTTATTATCAGTTTGACTATGAAGAATATAGAAAAATTCATTATAATGAAGGGTATTTTTCTTATGAGGAAACAGGATTTGGCCCAATTGTTAAAACTGAAAATGATTTATTAAGTAATCTTGTTAAGATAGAAGAGAATGGTTTTGTAATGAATGATTTTTATATTAATAGGTCAAAAGACTTTTTTAATTTAAATGATGAAAATAATAGAGAACGTAATTATAGGGCAATTTTAGATCTTTAAAGGGTGAAAATAAATGGAAAATGATAAAATATCAATTATTGTCCCTGTATATAATGGTGAAAGTCATATAGGGAGTTGTCTTGATTCTATACTCAAACAAAAGGGCAATTTTGAATTGATTATAGTTAATGATGGTTCAACAGACAGTACTCTTGCTGTTCTAGAAGATAAGGCTTTAAATCATCTTAATTTTAAAATTGTAAACATTGAAAAAAATTTAGGTGTCAGTAATGCACGTAATATTGGCCTTGAAAATGCAACGGGGAACTATATAATGTTTTGTGATGCAGATGATAAATATTCAGATAACACAATAACATCAATTTGTAGAACTATTGATACCTACCACCCGGATTATATTATTTTTAAAAGGAAGGATATTTTAGAAACTAAAGAGACGATAGCTGTATACGGAAATCATAATTCGGTTTTAGAACTTAATTTAAATAATGAGAAATATATAACTAATTATTTTGCAAAAGGAGTTCACACATTTAGTGTTTGTAATAAAGCATATAGAAAAGAATTAATTTACAATAATTCAATTCAATTTCATCCTGAAATACCTCTAAGTGAAGATACATTATTTAATTTAGAATATTTAATACATGCAAAAAGTTTTGTTGAAGATTATTCTATTAGCTATTTACGAACATGTAGAAATGGTTCAACAATTTATAAGCCGATTGAGAATTTTTATTTTAAAAATATCGAAATTGTTAAGCTTTTTCATAATAAATTAATCAAAAGTACAGTAAGTGAAGATTTTATAGATATATTTGAAAAAGAACTTTATTACCATTATGGAAAAGTT is a genomic window containing:
- a CDS encoding glycosyltransferase family 2 protein — encoded protein: MENDKISIIVPVYNGESHIGSCLDSILKQKGNFELIIVNDGSTDSTLAVLEDKALNHLNFKIVNIEKNLGVSNARNIGLENATGNYIMFCDADDKYSDNTITSICRTIDTYHPDYIIFKRKDILETKETIAVYGNHNSVLELNLNNEKYITNYFAKGVHTFSVCNKAYRKELIYNNSIQFHPEIPLSEDTLFNLEYLIHAKSFVEDYSISYLRTCRNGSTIYKPIENFYFKNIEIVKLFHNKLIKSTVSEDFIDIFEKELYYHYGKVSLFRLFDNIDGTGFLDRVKKVSEILNDFRFKEGFGIQKKPEILREKLLCKLIKYKLSVLSYLLFGPAARFKRKIK
- a CDS encoding CDP-glycerol glycerophosphotransferase family protein: MKIKKLLSKRGMFFVYHCFMYIVIYFSLQLIDKKGSKIWLISERSDEARDNGYHMFKYIRENYPDVKIYYVIQKNCRDRIKVENYGNVINFGSLKHILYYFLAERHISTHINGCYPNEKSYFILNKKFNINAKVVFLQHGITKDYIKGATKDFANLDLFVCGAYPEYNYVLENFGHPNEVVKYLGMARFDNLHDLTPGNKILLMPTFRMNLFVYFDDVIDEKMERDFIDSTYYKTYQSLINNHQLELILEKNNLELLFYPHYEIQRYLHLFKTNNERIIIADRNNYDIQALLKEAKLLITDYSSVYFDFAYMQKPIIYYQFDYEEYRKIHYNEGYFSYEETGFGPIVKTENDLLSNLVKIEENGFVMNDFYINRSKDFFNLNDENNRERNYRAILDL
- a CDS encoding glycosyltransferase, which translates into the protein MKMLIVAQNFQVGGIQRSLINMLEILSEESNIDIDLFVFGDGPLLKEVPKSINIIQGKRSLRLITTPMSVVNKSKKVLDIFIRISFMVKVRLRGSKTIYQSLFKKEKRLKKYDIAISYFNDVPGNYFNQGTNQYVDEFVKAKKKVAWIHTDPVIANFDKNECKLKYKNFDQIVCVSNACSNKFKEFLPEYANKVETVYNVFPINKIKILGSEKLNQIKDNKISLVTVARIDNTTKRINIIPEIVNKLVKNNIKNFKWTVVGDGPDLVSITERVKDLGIGNYVELVGNKSNPYPYIKSSSLFVLVSKFEGYPMVICESLILGTPVLTTNFAAASEQISNGDNGIITSFDEDSIFYELHRILKDRNEIEKMERYISNNLYSNTVAKKQLKSILEIKDE